A region from the Candidatus Krumholzibacteriia bacterium genome encodes:
- a CDS encoding cytochrome P460 family protein — MRITSITVTVGLGLLLAGTLIAVEPGASASESHGGSSSMAPEPAELWSWLDDAEYEHWAPYPGLPAGFYEGSRPHGALLKTYVNRVGAANPDDPPHGTIIVKENYSPEEELAAITVMKRVEGYDTEHRDWWYAKYTAAGEVAEQGGNEVAGRVPSCRSCHANAGGNDYVFANDE; from the coding sequence ATGCGCATCACGTCGATCACCGTCACCGTGGGCCTCGGCCTCCTGCTGGCCGGAACGCTCATCGCGGTCGAACCGGGAGCTTCGGCTTCGGAGAGCCACGGAGGCTCGAGCTCGATGGCCCCGGAGCCGGCCGAGTTATGGAGCTGGCTGGACGACGCCGAGTACGAGCACTGGGCACCGTATCCCGGGCTGCCGGCGGGCTTCTACGAAGGGAGCCGGCCCCACGGTGCCCTGCTCAAGACCTACGTGAATCGGGTGGGTGCGGCGAACCCCGATGACCCACCGCACGGCACGATCATCGTCAAGGAGAACTACTCGCCCGAAGAGGAACTCGCGGCGATCACGGTGATGAAGCGAGTCGAGGGCTACGACACCGAACATCGCGACTGGTGGTACGCCAAGTACACCGCCGCCGGCGAGGTCGCCGAGCAGGGTGGGAACGAGGTGGCGGGACGGGTTCCGTCGTGTCGCTCTTGCCACGCCAATGCCGGCGGGAACGACTACGTATTCGCCAACGATGAGTGA
- a CDS encoding CDC48 family AAA ATPase — translation MSPQQTQNAIRLKVAEMRQNDVGKGIVRLGPESMRALGLERGDVVEVEGKHLTAATVVPVEQEDVGLEIVRLDGLTRHNVGVGIGEHVEIREAEWSPAARVVVAPAQKGLRVAGTGEALRPTLLHRPVLSGDLVSTSVFRRPRQSVGTDGYRDDFFRDFFESPAFGLMEIRLTVVSTKPRGVVRVTPETEIELAPEYTEVREDEGHVITYDDIGGLDHAVAKVREMIELPLRHPELFDRLGIEPPLGVLLHGPPGTGKTLLARAVAHETDSYFAVVNGPEIMGKHYGESEERLRQVFEEAEKNAPAIIFIDELDSIAPKRGDVSGETERRIVAQLLTLMDGLKARRNVVVIGATNRIDAVDEALRRPGRFDREIVAGIPDQDGRFQILQIHTRGMPLHEDVDLEGIAARTHGYTGSDLSALARESAVETLRRMLPELDLEQNTIPSEKLEQLEVTNADVDEAFKEIQPSALREVMVEIPRVTWEDVGGLENVKRALSEMVELPLQDPGAFLRLGIRAPKGILLYGPPGTGKTLVAKAVANQAGANFLAARGSSLLSKWYGESEKKIAELFQRARHVAPAVIFFDELDSLAPVRGGSLGEPAVTERVVNQILSELDGVEELQGVCILGATNRPDRVDPALLRPGRLDEMVYVPMPDAEQRRKIFEAQLRGMHVGDDVDLDDLTTRTARFSGADIAGVCTRAGMLALRTDPRAERVGHEEFLAAIEETVPSVTAETEAQYEQMAKRLKQDTLRIGFER, via the coding sequence ATGTCCCCCCAGCAGACGCAGAACGCGATCCGTCTGAAGGTCGCGGAGATGCGCCAGAACGACGTCGGCAAGGGAATCGTCCGATTGGGACCCGAGAGCATGCGGGCACTCGGCCTCGAGCGCGGGGACGTGGTCGAGGTCGAGGGCAAGCATCTCACGGCCGCCACCGTCGTTCCGGTCGAGCAGGAGGACGTGGGACTCGAGATCGTGCGACTGGACGGTCTCACTCGGCACAACGTCGGTGTCGGCATCGGTGAGCATGTCGAGATCCGTGAGGCCGAGTGGAGTCCGGCTGCCCGTGTGGTCGTGGCGCCCGCCCAGAAGGGGCTGCGTGTGGCCGGCACGGGCGAGGCCCTACGCCCCACTCTGTTACACCGTCCCGTGCTGTCGGGCGACCTGGTGTCGACGAGCGTGTTCCGGCGACCACGGCAGAGCGTGGGCACCGACGGCTACCGGGACGACTTCTTCCGCGACTTCTTCGAATCGCCGGCCTTCGGTCTCATGGAGATCCGGCTGACCGTGGTTTCGACCAAGCCCCGCGGCGTGGTGCGCGTCACCCCGGAGACCGAGATCGAACTCGCGCCCGAGTACACCGAGGTGCGCGAGGACGAGGGCCACGTCATCACCTACGACGACATCGGCGGACTGGACCACGCCGTGGCCAAGGTCCGCGAGATGATCGAACTTCCGTTGCGGCACCCCGAGCTCTTCGACCGTCTCGGTATCGAACCTCCGCTGGGCGTTCTGCTGCACGGCCCACCCGGAACCGGCAAGACCCTGCTGGCCCGGGCCGTCGCCCACGAGACCGATTCCTACTTCGCCGTCGTCAACGGGCCCGAGATCATGGGCAAGCATTACGGCGAGTCGGAGGAACGACTGCGGCAGGTCTTCGAAGAGGCCGAGAAGAACGCCCCGGCGATCATCTTCATCGACGAACTGGACTCGATCGCCCCGAAACGGGGTGACGTGAGCGGGGAGACCGAGCGCCGGATCGTCGCCCAGCTGCTCACGCTGATGGACGGACTGAAGGCTCGACGCAACGTCGTGGTGATCGGGGCCACGAACCGCATCGACGCGGTCGACGAGGCCCTGCGTCGCCCGGGTCGCTTCGATCGTGAGATCGTGGCCGGGATTCCCGACCAGGACGGCCGATTCCAGATCCTGCAGATCCACACGCGCGGCATGCCTCTGCACGAGGACGTCGACCTCGAGGGGATCGCAGCCCGCACCCACGGTTACACGGGGTCGGATCTCAGCGCATTGGCCCGCGAGTCCGCCGTGGAGACGCTGCGCCGGATGCTTCCCGAACTCGATCTCGAGCAGAACACCATTCCGAGCGAGAAGCTCGAGCAGCTCGAGGTGACCAACGCCGATGTCGACGAGGCCTTCAAGGAGATCCAGCCCTCGGCGCTGCGCGAGGTCATGGTGGAGATCCCGCGTGTCACCTGGGAGGACGTCGGCGGGCTCGAGAACGTCAAGCGGGCGCTGAGCGAGATGGTCGAGCTGCCGCTGCAGGATCCGGGTGCGTTCCTGCGGTTGGGGATTCGCGCGCCGAAGGGGATCCTGTTGTACGGGCCGCCGGGCACGGGCAAGACGCTGGTGGCGAAGGCCGTCGCCAACCAGGCGGGGGCGAATTTCCTCGCCGCACGCGGCAGTTCGCTGCTGTCGAAGTGGTACGGCGAGTCCGAGAAGAAGATCGCAGAGCTCTTCCAGCGTGCGCGGCACGTGGCGCCAGCCGTGATCTTCTTCGACGAGCTCGACTCGCTGGCGCCGGTGCGTGGCGGGTCCTTGGGGGAGCCCGCGGTGACCGAGCGCGTGGTCAACCAGATTCTCAGCGAGCTCGACGGTGTCGAGGAACTTCAGGGCGTGTGCATCCTCGGCGCGACCAACCGCCCCGACCGGGTCGATCCGGCTCTGCTGCGCCCCGGCCGACTCGACGAGATGGTCTACGTTCCGATGCCCGACGCCGAGCAACGGCGCAAGATCTTCGAGGCGCAGCTGCGTGGCATGCACGTCGGCGACGACGTCGACCTGGATGATCTGACCACCCGTACGGCACGATTCAGTGGGGCCGACATCGCAGGCGTGTGCACCCGTGCCGGCATGCTGGCACTTCGTACCGATCCACGGGCCGAGCGTGTCGGCCACGAGGAATTCCTCGCCGCGATCGAGGAGACCGTGCCCTCGGTCACGGCCGAGACCGAGGCCCAGTACGAGCAGATGGCCAAACGGCTGAAACAGGACACGCTGCGGATCGGTTTCGAGCGCTAG
- a CDS encoding peptidylprolyl isomerase — translation MEQVKTGDTVSIHYTGTLEDGTVFDSSRERDPLQFEVGSGQIIPGLDSALPGMSEGETKKVTVPPEEAYGHINPDAKQAVPRSNIPDDIPLEIGTPLQVQTPQGQTVPVKVDSVTDDTVVLDANHPLAGETLNFEVEVVQIGE, via the coding sequence ATGGAACAGGTCAAGACGGGCGACACCGTCAGCATCCATTACACGGGAACGCTCGAGGACGGGACCGTCTTCGACAGCTCGCGCGAGCGCGACCCGCTGCAGTTCGAGGTGGGGTCGGGACAGATCATCCCGGGACTCGACAGCGCACTGCCGGGCATGAGCGAGGGCGAGACGAAGAAGGTCACGGTTCCGCCGGAGGAGGCCTACGGCCACATCAATCCGGACGCGAAGCAGGCCGTGCCGCGCAGCAACATCCCCGACGACATCCCGCTCGAGATCGGCACACCGCTCCAGGTGCAGACGCCCCAGGGGCAGACGGTGCCGGTGAAGGTCGACTCGGTCACCGACGACACGGTCGTGCTCGACGCCAACCATCCGCTGGCGGGCGAGACCTTGAACTTCGAGGTCGAAGTCGTGCAGATCGGGGAGTGA
- a CDS encoding GNAT family N-acetyltransferase — MRPSVVLRTSRLRLRRLQPDDVDWMVHLHADPKVMRQIRPPDDREATERRITELLEEQSRDPRFGVFPAEATRTSEVVGWFVLSPLENGPEIELGYRLFPEHWGRGYATEGARALARHAFETIGLERLVAVTREDNEASIRVLEKIGFVRAGMRHVYGADLVVFEATPDQIHT, encoded by the coding sequence ATGCGTCCGTCCGTCGTCCTGCGTACATCCCGCTTGCGTCTGCGCCGTCTGCAGCCCGACGACGTCGACTGGATGGTCCATCTACACGCCGATCCGAAGGTCATGCGTCAGATCCGCCCTCCCGACGACCGTGAGGCGACGGAACGAAGAATCACGGAGCTGCTCGAGGAGCAGTCCAGGGATCCGCGCTTCGGCGTCTTCCCCGCCGAGGCCACACGGACGTCCGAGGTCGTCGGATGGTTCGTGCTCAGCCCTCTCGAGAACGGGCCGGAGATCGAACTGGGCTACCGTCTCTTCCCCGAGCACTGGGGCCGCGGCTACGCCACCGAGGGCGCCCGTGCACTCGCCCGGCACGCATTCGAGACGATCGGCCTCGAACGCCTGGTGGCGGTCACGCGCGAGGACAACGAAGCCTCGATCCGCGTGCTCGAGAAGATCGGCTTCGTCCGCGCCGGCATGCGTCATGTCTACGGGGCCGATCTCGTCGTGTTCGAGGCCACCCCCGACCAGATCCACACCTGA
- a CDS encoding efflux RND transporter permease subunit codes for MARNSIAANLLMIVLLAGGFWTAQRIQKEVFPQFQLDVVEVSVVYPGSAPAEVEQGILQPVEEAVRGVQGIKEITSTAREGSGSVSIELVSGADRMKAFQDIDQAVTRIRTFPDDIEEPEVRLQAEQRDVMEIGLYGDVDIWTLRKLAERLRTLLLSDPAITQVEIGNVPDYMTHVEIPLHTLREYGLTLGDVARLIAESSEDVPAGSVETASGEILLRVKERKQWAEELGRIEVVTAAGGASVTLADLASIHDGFEETGFHGQFDQQPSVELQIYRIGQQSPLDIAEAVERVLADFETTLPPGVDTRIDSNAADDYRERLGLLIENGILAVIIVVTILAVFLEVRLAFWVMMGMVISFVGGILFLPMVGVSINMISMFAFLVVLGIVVDDAIVVGENVFEYRRRGMGHLEAAVAGARDIARPVTFSIITTVIAFVPLLFIPGTTGKFWWPLPAVVITVLLVSLFEALFILPAHLAHTRSGGQDNPVARGVGRWQRAFAQWAERMVDTHFRRVLDVSLRNRYVTFVTAVTLLAVVGGYGYSDHMGIIMMPEVAADEIEAGVSLPVGTTTDQAARVAEEVTASTRRMFDEHDLYEVAEGIKTNVRGQNFIDVEIVMKPPDQRDMTAGEVIELWREEIGDIEGVDQITFEAERGPGGWQQDISVDLSHNDVEVLAAASQDFLETMEEFEATRDVNDNYDKGKEQFDFRLRPEARTLGLTSAEVGRQVRDAFYGALAMRQLRETNEVEVRVKLPQEERKKLERLEDFVVRTADGTEVPLLDVVSVRRTEAFTSIDRRDGRRIVTVGMDVEPKSAISRVISAIDRDVLPALRADHPGITWSFQGSQAEMRESTQALWGGFGLAMFVVYALLAVAFGSYLQPLIVMIAIPFGIVGAVVGHILLGFDLSLISLMGIIALAGVVVNDSLIMIDYANKQRREHGAFDAIHAAGMRRFRPIMLTTVTTFGGLTPIILETSRQATYLIPMAISLGFGIVFATAIILVIVPCLYMILEDVMQKVRPVAG; via the coding sequence ATGGCGCGCAATTCCATCGCCGCCAACCTGCTCATGATCGTTCTCCTGGCCGGGGGGTTCTGGACCGCGCAGCGGATCCAGAAGGAGGTCTTCCCGCAGTTCCAGCTCGACGTGGTCGAGGTGAGCGTCGTGTATCCGGGTTCGGCGCCGGCCGAGGTCGAGCAGGGCATCCTGCAGCCGGTCGAGGAGGCCGTGCGCGGAGTGCAAGGGATCAAGGAGATCACCTCGACCGCGCGCGAGGGGTCGGGGTCGGTGTCGATCGAACTCGTGTCGGGCGCCGACCGCATGAAGGCCTTCCAGGACATCGACCAGGCCGTCACCCGGATCCGTACCTTCCCCGACGACATCGAGGAGCCGGAGGTCCGGCTGCAGGCCGAGCAGCGCGACGTCATGGAGATCGGTCTGTACGGCGACGTCGACATCTGGACGCTGCGCAAGCTCGCCGAGAGACTGCGCACGCTCCTGCTGAGCGACCCGGCGATCACGCAGGTCGAGATCGGCAACGTTCCCGACTACATGACGCACGTCGAGATCCCACTGCACACGCTGCGCGAGTACGGTCTCACGCTGGGCGACGTGGCGCGACTGATCGCCGAGTCGAGCGAGGACGTGCCGGCCGGCTCGGTGGAGACGGCGAGTGGCGAGATCCTGCTGCGCGTGAAGGAACGCAAGCAGTGGGCCGAGGAACTCGGACGCATCGAGGTGGTCACGGCGGCCGGCGGGGCGTCCGTCACGCTCGCCGATCTCGCTTCGATCCACGACGGCTTCGAGGAGACGGGCTTCCACGGCCAGTTCGACCAGCAGCCCTCGGTGGAACTGCAGATCTACCGGATCGGCCAGCAGTCGCCGCTGGACATCGCCGAGGCGGTCGAACGCGTCCTCGCCGACTTCGAGACCACGCTGCCGCCCGGTGTGGACACCCGGATCGACAGCAACGCCGCCGACGACTACCGCGAACGCCTGGGTCTGCTGATCGAGAACGGCATCCTGGCCGTGATCATCGTGGTCACGATCCTGGCCGTGTTCCTCGAGGTGCGGCTGGCCTTCTGGGTGATGATGGGCATGGTGATCTCGTTCGTCGGCGGGATCCTCTTCCTGCCGATGGTCGGGGTCAGCATCAACATGATCTCGATGTTCGCCTTCCTCGTGGTGCTCGGGATCGTCGTCGACGACGCGATCGTGGTGGGCGAGAACGTCTTCGAGTACCGGCGCCGTGGCATGGGCCACCTCGAGGCGGCCGTGGCCGGGGCCCGCGACATCGCCCGCCCGGTGACCTTCAGCATCATCACCACCGTGATCGCCTTCGTACCGCTGCTGTTCATCCCCGGAACCACGGGCAAGTTCTGGTGGCCGCTGCCGGCGGTGGTGATCACGGTCCTGCTGGTGTCGTTGTTCGAGGCCCTGTTCATCCTGCCCGCGCACCTGGCCCACACGCGCAGCGGGGGCCAGGACAATCCGGTCGCGCGCGGAGTCGGGCGCTGGCAGCGCGCCTTCGCCCAGTGGGCCGAGCGGATGGTCGACACGCACTTCCGCCGTGTCCTCGACGTGAGTCTTCGCAATCGCTACGTGACCTTCGTCACCGCGGTCACATTGCTGGCCGTGGTGGGCGGCTACGGCTACAGCGACCACATGGGCATCATCATGATGCCCGAGGTGGCCGCCGACGAGATCGAAGCGGGGGTCTCGCTACCGGTCGGCACGACCACGGACCAGGCCGCGCGTGTGGCCGAGGAAGTGACCGCGTCCACCCGCCGCATGTTCGACGAGCACGACCTGTACGAGGTGGCCGAGGGGATCAAGACGAACGTGCGCGGGCAGAACTTCATCGACGTGGAGATCGTGATGAAGCCGCCCGATCAGCGCGACATGACGGCGGGCGAGGTCATCGAACTGTGGCGCGAGGAGATCGGCGACATCGAAGGGGTGGACCAGATCACCTTCGAGGCCGAGCGCGGTCCCGGCGGATGGCAGCAGGACATCAGCGTGGACCTCAGCCACAACGACGTCGAGGTGCTCGCCGCCGCGAGCCAGGACTTCCTCGAGACCATGGAGGAGTTCGAGGCCACGCGCGACGTCAACGACAACTACGACAAGGGCAAGGAACAGTTCGACTTCCGGCTGCGGCCCGAGGCGCGGACCCTGGGCCTGACCTCGGCCGAGGTCGGACGCCAGGTGCGCGACGCCTTCTACGGGGCGCTCGCCATGCGGCAGTTACGCGAGACGAACGAGGTCGAGGTGCGCGTGAAGCTGCCCCAGGAGGAACGCAAGAAGCTCGAACGCCTCGAGGACTTCGTCGTGCGCACGGCGGACGGCACCGAGGTTCCGCTGCTCGACGTGGTCAGCGTGCGCCGGACCGAGGCCTTCACCAGCATCGATCGTCGCGACGGTCGGCGCATCGTGACCGTCGGCATGGACGTCGAGCCCAAGAGCGCGATCAGCCGCGTGATCTCGGCCATCGATCGCGACGTGTTGCCGGCGCTGCGGGCGGATCATCCGGGGATCACCTGGAGCTTCCAGGGCAGCCAGGCGGAGATGCGCGAGTCCACGCAGGCCCTGTGGGGAGGCTTCGGGCTGGCCATGTTCGTGGTGTACGCCCTGCTGGCCGTCGCCTTCGGCAGCTACCTGCAGCCTCTGATCGTGATGATCGCCATTCCCTTCGGGATCGTGGGCGCGGTGGTGGGCCACATCCTGCTCGGCTTCGACCTGTCGCTGATCAGCCTCATGGGAATCATCGCGCTGGCCGGCGTGGTGGTGAACGACTCGCTGATCATGATCGACTACGCGAACAAACAGCGGCGCGAGCACGGCGCCTTCGACGCCATCCATGCGGCGGGCATGCGGCGTTTCCGGCCGATCATGCTCACCACGGTGACCACCTTCGGAGGACTGACGCCGATCATCCTCGAGACCTCGCGGCAGGCGACGTACCTGATCCCGATGGCGATCTCGCTGGGCTTCGGGATCGTCTTCGCCACGGCGATCATCCTGGTGATCGTGCCGTGCCTGTACATGATCCTCGAGGACGTGATGCAGAAGGTGCGGCCCGTCGCGGGGTGA
- a CDS encoding efflux RND transporter periplasmic adaptor subunit, giving the protein MKRTLIICVAIVAAGAGAIAILFATEPEAKREGATKQTAMLVDLLEVRRGTYRPTVVVTGVVEPARDVVAAPRIEGQIVEVAPSFEPGGFIDAGELLVRIDPSDYRNQVRQRRSDLAQAQADLDVEMGRQNVARQDYELLDTELEPGNEALVLREPQLETARARVEAARAALEQAELELERTTVLAPFDAHVLERTADLGSHVRPGDTLARLVGVDTYWVVVAVPVPKLDWLRFPEDGEAGARVRVRNRTAWPEGAFREGRLHRLIGSLEGRTRLARVLVTVDDPLVREDGDADRRPLILGSFVEARIEGRPVEGAVRLPREYLRADDTVWVMQDGALDVRDVRIEVRDQQYVYVSEGLEDGDRVVTTNLTTVVDGAPLRTAEESS; this is encoded by the coding sequence ATGAAGAGGACCCTGATCATCTGCGTGGCGATCGTCGCGGCGGGGGCCGGTGCGATTGCCATCCTCTTCGCCACCGAACCCGAGGCGAAGCGCGAAGGAGCCACGAAGCAGACGGCGATGCTCGTCGATCTGCTCGAGGTCCGTCGGGGGACCTATCGCCCCACGGTCGTGGTCACCGGGGTGGTCGAGCCGGCGCGCGACGTCGTGGCGGCCCCGCGGATCGAGGGGCAGATCGTGGAGGTCGCACCGTCGTTCGAGCCCGGGGGCTTCATCGACGCGGGCGAGTTGCTCGTGCGCATCGATCCCAGCGACTACCGCAACCAGGTGCGGCAGCGGCGTAGCGATCTGGCGCAGGCCCAGGCGGACCTCGACGTCGAGATGGGGCGGCAGAACGTGGCGCGCCAGGACTACGAGCTGCTCGACACCGAACTCGAGCCCGGCAACGAGGCGCTGGTGCTGCGCGAGCCCCAGCTCGAGACCGCGCGCGCCCGGGTCGAGGCCGCGCGCGCGGCGCTGGAACAGGCCGAGCTGGAACTCGAGCGCACCACGGTGCTCGCGCCCTTCGACGCCCACGTGCTCGAGCGCACCGCCGACCTCGGGTCCCACGTGCGGCCGGGCGACACCCTGGCGCGGTTGGTGGGTGTCGACACCTACTGGGTCGTCGTGGCCGTTCCCGTGCCGAAGCTCGACTGGCTGCGCTTCCCCGAGGACGGCGAAGCCGGGGCGCGGGTACGGGTGCGCAATCGCACCGCGTGGCCCGAGGGCGCGTTCCGCGAAGGCCGTCTGCATCGGCTGATCGGCTCGCTGGAGGGCCGCACGCGTCTCGCGCGGGTGCTGGTGACGGTCGACGACCCACTCGTGCGCGAAGACGGCGACGCGGATCGTCGGCCGCTGATCCTCGGCTCCTTCGTCGAGGCACGGATCGAGGGCCGGCCCGTCGAGGGAGCGGTCCGTCTTCCGCGCGAGTACCTGCGCGCGGACGACACCGTGTGGGTGATGCAGGACGGAGCACTCGACGTCCGTGACGTCCGGATCGAGGTGCGCGACCAGCAGTACGTCTACGTGAGCGAAGGACTCGAGGACGGAGACCGGGTGGTCACCACGAATCTCACCACCGTCGTCGACGGGGCCCCGCTGCGCACCGCCGAGGAGTCGTCGTGA
- a CDS encoding efflux transporter outer membrane subunit — protein sequence MPSRAPRRTTALLWIALLAACGPSPTPVDTGVSAPERFARTGAEPPSARWWTDFGATALDSLVDSALESNLDVRTARERIREADAVLGIESARRLPSLDATATGELREGEGFVFGEEMSLGLRSSYELDLFGAVDASVEADRFRAAAVRADLRAVEHVVAAEVASTWCRVVEARSQVDLLRRQEETNVAVLELLGARFGSGRIRSVDVLRQRQLVESTRERIHEAEGRLRTSEHALAVLLGRPAGSAMATGTVELPALPPLPATGVPAALVERRPDVRRAWFDVQAADRDLATAIRERYPRIDLTASITTTASEPSGLFEDWIARLAGDLLAPIFRGGALRAEVERTDAVRAQRLFDYVQAVLEAFREVEDALVLEQKQSERIRSLDRQIELAVQSYEQLRSQYLNGLGGYLDVLTALTETQELRRARLAVQRARLETRIALYRALAGPIHDPRVPDAQEGQSR from the coding sequence ATGCCTTCCCGCGCCCCGCGCCGCACCACCGCACTGCTGTGGATCGCCCTCCTGGCTGCGTGCGGACCCTCGCCGACGCCCGTCGACACCGGCGTGAGCGCCCCCGAGCGCTTCGCGCGGACCGGCGCGGAGCCCCCTTCCGCCCGCTGGTGGACCGACTTCGGAGCCACGGCCCTCGACTCGCTGGTCGACAGCGCTCTCGAATCGAACCTCGACGTCCGGACTGCACGGGAACGGATTCGCGAGGCCGATGCCGTTCTGGGAATCGAATCCGCCCGGCGTCTTCCCTCGCTGGACGCCACCGCGACGGGTGAGCTGCGCGAAGGCGAGGGATTCGTCTTCGGCGAGGAGATGTCGCTCGGTCTCCGATCGAGCTACGAACTCGATCTCTTCGGTGCGGTCGACGCCTCGGTCGAGGCCGATCGCTTCCGCGCGGCCGCCGTCCGGGCCGACCTGCGCGCGGTGGAACACGTCGTGGCGGCGGAGGTCGCGTCGACGTGGTGTCGCGTGGTGGAGGCCCGCAGTCAGGTGGATCTCCTGCGTCGGCAGGAGGAGACGAACGTCGCCGTGCTGGAGTTGCTCGGGGCTCGCTTCGGCAGCGGCCGGATCCGTAGCGTGGACGTCCTGCGCCAACGTCAGCTCGTGGAGTCCACGCGGGAGCGGATCCATGAGGCCGAGGGTCGCCTGCGCACGTCGGAGCATGCGCTCGCGGTGCTGCTCGGACGGCCGGCCGGCAGTGCGATGGCAACGGGAACGGTCGAGCTGCCGGCTCTGCCACCGCTCCCGGCCACGGGCGTTCCGGCCGCGCTGGTCGAGCGCCGGCCCGACGTGCGCCGCGCCTGGTTCGACGTGCAGGCGGCCGATCGCGATCTCGCCACGGCGATCCGTGAGCGGTATCCCCGGATCGATCTCACCGCTTCGATCACCACGACTGCATCGGAGCCGTCCGGTCTGTTCGAAGACTGGATCGCGCGGCTCGCGGGGGACCTGTTGGCGCCGATCTTCCGCGGTGGGGCGCTCCGAGCCGAGGTCGAGCGGACCGATGCCGTCCGCGCCCAACGCCTGTTCGACTACGTTCAGGCCGTTCTCGAGGCCTTCCGCGAGGTCGAGGACGCGCTGGTCCTCGAGCAGAAGCAGTCGGAGCGGATCCGCAGCCTCGACCGGCAGATCGAACTGGCCGTGCAGTCCTACGAGCAGCTGCGCAGCCAGTACCTGAACGGTCTCGGCGGCTATCTCGACGTCCTCACGGCCCTGACCGAGACGCAGGAGCTCCGCCGGGCCCGACTGGCCGTGCAGCGCGCACGTCTGGAGACGCGCATCGCCCTGTACCGCGCGCTCGCGGGGCCCATCCACGATCCACGAGTTCCCGACGCCCAGGAAGGGCAGAGCCGATGA
- a CDS encoding cytochrome c3 family protein, whose translation MIDSRGIRTAAFACLAVAAVFALVWGATYVPANAAEEEEGGLPDVMTLDGCGEKKGLVEFPHTAHFEVSDCVTCHHTTEGLTLENVAETEVETCVSCHFEPAGDGVPDCSSMSLKKNAYHISCVGCHKDMDTGEEAYAAPTRCNDCHAKD comes from the coding sequence ATGATCGATTCCAGAGGTATCCGCACCGCGGCTTTCGCATGTCTCGCCGTCGCCGCCGTGTTCGCCCTCGTCTGGGGCGCGACCTACGTGCCGGCCAATGCTGCCGAAGAAGAAGAGGGCGGTCTGCCGGACGTCATGACCCTCGACGGCTGTGGCGAGAAGAAGGGGCTCGTGGAGTTCCCGCACACGGCCCACTTCGAAGTCAGCGACTGCGTCACCTGCCACCACACGACCGAAGGCCTGACGCTCGAGAACGTCGCCGAGACCGAGGTCGAGACCTGCGTGTCGTGCCACTTCGAGCCCGCCGGGGACGGTGTGCCCGACTGCTCGTCGATGAGTCTCAAGAAGAACGCCTACCACATCAGCTGTGTGGGTTGCCACAAGGACATGGACACGGGCGAAGAGGCTTACGCCGCGCCGACGCGTTGCAACGACTGCCACGCGAAGGACTGA